The Bacteroides ovatus genomic interval GAACCGCAAGTCAGTTTCACGACAGTACTCCTTGCATCCTCACCGTCATTCTGCGTCAAGGCAGTGTATATTACACTTTTAGCGTTTACATCTACAGAAAGCCACTCCGCTTGATATTGAGCAACAACCTGACCGACATTAGTATATAATAGCGATGTGACGGAAGAACCCGCCGCTTTTGCCAGGTTTACTTTTGTATCTTTACAATTAAATTCAGGCATCACACGTACCGACGCATCATCGACACAGGAAAGCAGCCCCAGATTTAAAATCAATAACAGATATATTATTTTTTTCATACTCATTCATGTTTTACAGATAATCAATCGCTTAATACCAATTCTCATTCTGTGGAAAATTCTCTTTCCCCATCAAGTCAATCTGCTCCTGTGGAATAGGCCAACATTCGTGCTTTCCAACTACAAAACTGGTACGACATTCCGCATAATCTTTATCTAAATAAGGATTTTCAGCTTTTGTCTCGCCATAATGCGCTTTCACCCTTTCACCCAAAAGACCCAAACGTTTTAGTAAAGGCCAACGGACTCCCTCGAAGTTCAGTTCACGGGCATATTCATCCAAAAGAATATCTTGCGTCAGAGGTCCCGCAAATTTGTCATTCCCGGCACGTTCCCATGTTTTATTGTAGCAGCGCAGAGCATCCGTGCTCATTCCTCCGTCACGGCGCATATACGCTTCTGCCGCCATTAAGTAAGTTTCAGCCAGTCGATAGACAATCAAATCCTTGAATCCCGTTGTCCGGTCCGGATTATCGGCCATAGTCCACTGATCAAAGTATTTTTTCGACATGAAATGCAGCGTCTCACAATAACTGGAACTTTTCGCAAGGGGAATCAATTCGCCATATTTAGGAGAAGTAGGATCATTGTATTTGAAACGGTGTACGAACAATTCATTGTATCGTGTATCTTTAGCCTGGTCATACAAACTCAATAAATAGGTATTCGGATAAATACGTCCCCAACCATATCCACCCTGATCGGCCGTATTGATACAACCTGCAATTTTATTGATTCGGGTAGTGGTCTGAATAGAGATACGATGTCCGGCAACCGGAGTTCCGGAACCTCCTCCACCCAAGTTTTGTGAATATTGGAAACTCCACAACACTTCCGGGGATTTCAAATCTGCGCTATTAAATACATTCTCGGCCTTCTTTTCCATTGAGTAAATGCCCTCCTGTTTAAAGATGTCTTCACATTCCTCAATGGCTGTATCCCAATCCGATTCCCACATGGCAACCTGTGCACGGACATGTTTGGCAGTCGCTTTCGTTACCCGTCCATACAATACATTTCCGTTATTTTGAGGAAGTGACCAGTCCAGACCTTTCATCGCATCATCCAAGTCAGTTGTCATCAGTGTCATCAGTTCTTCATGAGAAGCCGGTTTATACTCCCGTTTCAGATTATCTACAGTGGTTGGAGTGATGTTCAGATAAAGGCGGTCAAAGCGTTTCCAAAGTTCAAAATAGCTCCGTCCTCTGAAGAATTTCGCTTCACTCCATGCGTGCAATACATCGCTGTCATCCAGTCCCAAGGCTTCTGCCGCTACAATAATTTCATTTGCTTTTCCGATAATCCCATAGTGATGTTTCCAGAACTTATTGACATCTCCGGTACTTGGAGTAAAACTTGTATTCAAACGTCCGATTGAGGTAGAAACACCTGCTCTAAGTATGGCAATATCCGTATTAAAGTCACACATGGTAACGATGTACAGATTAGATTCGTTATTATCCGCTCCACCCGGCAATTCACGTGCCAGGGAATACAATCCTGTAACGACAGTATTCAACCCTTCGGGAGTAGTGAACAGATAATTATTCGTCACGTCTGTTTTTGATTCCAGATTTAATAAATCCGAGCAGGAAGCGGTCAACATTCCGCAAATGACAAAGGCTGTATATATTAACTTTTTCATAAGGATTCTTTATTTTAGAATGAAACATTGACACCAAACACATATTGTCTGGACTCCGGATAAGACCCTGGAGTCAGTTCGGGACTATAAGATTTAAACTCCGTAAATGTCAGCAAGTTAGTAGCTGTTGCATACAAGCGTAATTTATGAATCGGAGTATTCTTCAATAGTCGGGTGGGGAAAGTATATCCCAGTTGTAAGGTGCGTAAACGGATATAAGAAGCATCCTGAATGGCAATGGCACTCAAATATGCAGGGTCCGCACTATAAGAAGGACGTGGGAATTTGTTCGAAGGATTGAACGGAGTCCAATAATCCACCTTCACCCCATTCAATTTTCCACGTAAAGAACCACCGGAATTATACTCGTACAAATAACCGTTCTTAATCTTTCTGCCGGAAACTCCATACCAGTCCATGAACAGGTCAAATCCTTTCCAGTTCCATGTAGAAGAAAGGGAGAGTGTAAACTTCGGATCTTTACGGATAGGTACCCTGTCATCAGCTGTAATCTTTCCATCCCCGTTGTTATCACGCACCTTGACCATTCCCGGTTCAATAGCGCCACCGTAATTAATCGGACTGTCGGCCACACCGTCATTATCACTATCATAGGTGTTTTTCAGGGTATAGACCAGATTTCCCGTACCATCACGAGTGATATCAAAATCATCATACTGAAAAATTCCATCTATCAGATAATCATAGTATACATTGATCGGTTCTCCGATAATCCACCCCTGGGCTACCTGACTTGCCGGTTTCCCGTTCTCATCGAGAGTATCGTCAATACGGACAATTTCATTCTTATACATGCTGAAATTAGTTCCGAGTGTCCAGGTAAACTCCTTTGTACGTACCACGTCACCATTTAAAGAAAGATCGATACCACTGGATTTCGTCTTTCCCAGATTATCTAGCATGGTAGTATATCCGAGTGACGCATTCAGGGAACGTTTCACCAACAAATCCTTCGTATGTGTATTATAATACTCAACCGTACCATTCAGACGCCCATTGAAGAAACTAAAGTCAACACCAAAGTTAGCTGTTGCAGACTGTTCCCATTTCAGGTTTGGATTAGACAGTTCCTTGCTCGGCAAATATCCCATTTGAAAAACATTTCCAAACTCATATTCTTTATTATCAGCCAGTCCCAAAGTAGTATAATTGCCGATACCGTTCTGATTACCTACAATACCATAACTTACACGCAGTTTCAGGTTATCAATCCACGACACATCTCTTAGGAAACTCTCCTGATTGACACGCCAGGCAAAAGCTGCCGACGGGAAAGTTCCCCATTTATTTTCTTTTCCGAAACGGCTGGAACCGTCACGGCGGACAGCCACGTTCAACAAATAACGATCTAAAAGCGAATATTGCGCCCGAGCCATGAAAGACACCAGGTTATTTTCATTAAACTGACGACGAGGCTTGCCTGTAAACTCACCTTGAGAAATGAAGTTCCAGTCTTTATCCACCGGAAGATTCTCAACCGAGTACCCGATAGACTTCGACCCATTATGGTCGACAGACTGAACGCCGGTCAATGTCAACTGGTGTTTCTTGTTCCGGATAGGCACTTTATAGGTCACAATGTTCTCAACCAGCCAGTTCTGTGTACGCGATTCGTCAAGAACGGCCGTTCCTCCGCCTCCCGGATATTGGGAATCTTTATAAGAACCGTCTTCAGACGTCTGATTATAAACAGAAGTATTCAGACGATAATTGAATCCCTTGAAAGGTTTCACATCCATAAAAAAGTTCAGGCGGTAATTATCACGGGTTACTTCACGTCCATAATGTTCGGCACGGTACAAAGGATTATAATTTCCTTCCGAGTTGATATATTTTGTATACTTGCCATCCGCATCATATATCTCCGCCAATGGAGAACTGGTAATAAAATCATTAAAGTTACCATCCTCACGATCTTGTTTTGTCATCGCATAAGAAGAATTGATACCGAAACTAATCCATTTGGCTATTTCAAAGTCCAGATTCAGTCTTAAAGAAAACTTCTGATACCCCGATCCGGTAACCACCATTCCTTGTTGGTCAAAGTAATTGGCACCTGCCGATACTTTGATTTTTTCTGTTCCTCCACGTACACTGACGTCGTGATTATGATAGATTGCATTTCTGAACATTTCTTTTTCCCAGTCGATAAACTTTCCACTGGCCCATACCCGCTGCATCACCTCGTCTTCCAACGCTTCGGCTATAGAAATCTCACGCGCATCAATTATTCCTTTATCATGCGCCTTTGCTTCACGACGAAGCTGCATATATTCTTCGGGAGAGTAGAAATCGAAATTTCTCCAGAGAGATTGAATACCCAGATAACCATTATAGTTGACTTCCACTTTTCCGGCTTTACCACGTTTGGTAGTCACCAGTACCACACCGTCACTGGCGCGTGCACCATAAATAGCCTGTGACGCAGCATCTTTCAGGATTTCAACCGATTCAATATCATCCGCACTCAACGTACTGAACTCTGTTGCACTGGAAGGAGAACCATCTATAATATATAAAGGTGCATTGTCCGCACTGATAGAACGGGAACCACGAATGGTAATCGAAGGAGTCGATCCCGGCCGTCCGGAACTACTCGTTACATTCACACCTGCGGCACGTCCACGTAACATGTCAGCCACATTTCCGGCGGGAAATGTTCTCATTTCATCCGCTTTGACCGAAGCTACCGAAGTGGCCACATCACTCTTACGCTGAACTCCATAACCGACAACCACCAATTCATCGAGCATTTTCGACTCTTCCACCATATTCACATTCAGCACCGTTTTCGTACCGACACGTATTTTTTGTTCCTTATATCCTATACAAGAAAAAACAAGGGTAGATTTAGCCGATACACTGATTGAATATTTTCCATTTACATCCGTCACTGTACCATTAGTAGTCCCCTCCTCCATGATATTAACTCCGGGGATCGGTCCAAGTGCGTCTGTCACCACTCCAGAAACTCTGACGTTTTGAGCACTAACCTCTAAAGAGATAAGAAAGGCTGTCAGGAACACAGCCCATTTAATTACGATGTTTTTCATACTATGTAATAATTTGAATGATTACAGCGCAAAAATCCCAATTATTAATGATTTCGAATAATAGAATCGTCCGTATAAAAGTTCAAATAGTACAAATCTCGTCAGGCAGAAAGTATATAAAACACTATAAATTAAGAGTTTGCATATTTCCGTCTATAAGCAGCCGGAGTAATATCATAAGCATTTTTAAAACACCGGATAAAATAACTTGGATTAGAAAAACCGTAATCAAATGCTATATCAGCAATCAGGGCATTGGGGTCATTCCGCAATTTTTCTGTTGCTTTTTTCAGTCTCAAAGATAAAATAAAGTCATTCGGGGTCTGTCCGGTCAATGCTTTCAATTTGGTGAAAAGCAACGTTCTGCTCATACACATTTCTCGTGCAAAAGTAGCTACGTCAAAGTCTGGGTTATCAATATAAGATTCCACAATCGCCGTAGCATCCATCAACATCTTTTTATCGATCGGATTAAACGGAAGGTCTTCCACTTTAGGTTCGTCGTTTCGAACAAACCGTTGTTGAAGTAGTTTACGAGTCTGGATGATATTGTTGCACCGGGCTACCAATATCTTGATATTAAAAGGTTTGGAGATATAATCATCCGCACCTGTCTGCAAGCCTTCCAAAGTATGTTCTTCCCGGTTGCGGGCTGTCAGCAAGACAACAGGTATATGGCTGGTCTGCAAATTACTTTTCAACTTCTCGCACATTTCCAGTCCGGACATGACAGGCATCATGATGTCACTTACAATCATCTGCGGTTGGAGCGAAGAAGCCCGTTCCAATCCTTCCTGCCCGTCGGCAGCCGTATATACCTCATATATCTGTTCAAAAATCTGCGTCAATACTTTACGCATTTCCGGGTTATCTTCTACAATCAGTATTTTCACCGTTTTATCCGGCTTCACCATTTCCGAGATTTCTTGAGGCTCTATTATATAATGTTCGGCAACGTGCTCGTCTGCGGAGGAAGAGACTTCCATATTCATATTCGCATCCCGGTGGAGAGTAACGGTAAAAGAGGTAACTCTATTCGGTTCGCTTTCCACTCCGATGGTTCCCTGATGCAACTCTACAATTCCTTTCGCCATCGCCAATCCAATGCCCGACCCTTTGACAGTTCGTGTGGTTGTTGCCGAATCATCCTGCCAAAACCGTTCAAATACATGTTTGATCTTGGATTTATCAATGCCTACCCCCAGGTTGTTGACTGAAATCACAATGTCATTATCTCCTTCCGCTGACAGCTCAACAGAAATCCAGTCACCAGGCTTCGTATACTTAAAAGCGTTGGACAATAAATTATAGAATACTTTCTCTATCTGTGTTTTATCAATATACAAATCAGCTTCTTTCAGAGTGGAAGAAAAGCGGAGATCTATCTTATTCAGTTGGGCATAACTATAGAAAGAACCACAAATTTCCTCTATCACCGCCACAATATTCTCTTTAGAAATCTTTAGTTTCAAGTATCCCTGATCCTGCTTGCGGATATCAATGACTTCATCCACGAGGTTATTCATCCGACGGGAATTTTTATAAATATCCAGAATCTTATTATATACTTCAGGAATAATGTCCTTATGCATCAGGAGCATTTCGAGCTGGCTGGATATAAGTGTTAACGGGGTACGGAATTCATGCGATACATTGGTAAAGAAACGCAGTTTGGACTGGTTCACACTTTCGATATACTCTTTTTCCCGTTTCTCGGCCAATAAAGAGTGCCGCAAGGTTTTTCGTATCCAGAACATACGGATAATATAGCCGGCAATGAGGATAGCTGCCAGCACCATCAGCAAAATAAACCATGCCCGCTGATAAACCGGAGCCTCCACTATCAGCTCAAAACTAACGGAAGGTGCTTCCTGACCGTGAACGCCCACCTGGTCGCCACGGACATGGAAAGTATAATGCCCCGGATGAAGATTGGTATAGGTAATCATCGTATTATCGCCCGCCTTCATATATTCGTTGTCAAAGCCTTCAAGTTTATATTCCAGGCCGATATTAGAAATATTATTCAGGGTGTTACTTGCTATCTCAAAAGTGACGGAAGAATATCTGGGCGGCAATACTAACCGATGTTCATACAGTACGGTTTCTTTGATAAGCCCCAACGAATCAAGTGGTTGTATTTCCGTATTATCCACAAGCACCCGTTTTACAAACACATCATAGTCAACAGACTGTTTGTTCAGCTTTTCCTGGGCGATAGAGACAATACCCGCCAGACCACACACGTAAATATCGTGGTCGGACGCAATATACAACCCTCCGTCATTTACATTATTCAAGGGAAAATCACTCTGTCTGTTATAGTTCTCGAATGTAGTCGTTGCCAGATTGAATTTAGAGAAACCACCATTGGTTGCCACATAGATAGAACCATCCAAAGGACTCTCCACCAATCCGGTTATAAATCCATTTTCCAATCCCTGTTTCGCTCCGTATCCCACAAAAGAATCTGTCTTCTTATCAAATAGATAAATTCCCGAGCCTGTCGATCCCAGCCATATACGTCCTTTCTTATCACATAAAATGTGGTTGATGTGATGCTGCGCTGTGCTCTGCGCTATTTGGGAGAAAGGATAACTATGGGCAGTGCCCGCTTTGAGGTTGACTCGTATCAGATCAAAAGAGGTAGTCAGCCATAAATCCCCGTCTTTGTCAAACGTCATATCCCAAACCTGCGACAGATGTTTGGCAGCCAACGAAGGGTGTTCGAAATGATGAAGTCGAAGGTGTTTCTTATCCAATACAAGCAATCCTCCCTTGGCAGCTATCAATAAAGAATCGTGGCCGGCAAACTCTATCATTTTCACCAGATTATAAGCTCTGTCAACAACTGTTTTTCCTTCCGGAGTATAGATGTTTTCCGGGATAGATTCTATATGTCCGGTCGACAGATTAATCCGGTTGATTCCCTGATAAAGAGAAGCTACCCAAAGATAATCCGGCTCTCTCTCATAATAAAGAGACTTCACTATCTTAAAAGAAAGCTCTTGAGAATAGACCTTTTTTAAAGGGAAAAAGCGTTTGGTATGTTTATCATAATAGTTCAACCCACTTCCTTCACTTGCAAACCAGATCCGGCCGGAACGGTCTTCGGCAATGGAACTGATAATATAAGAATTCAAATGACCGCCAACAGCCGTAGACGAGCGGTAAAAATGGAAAGCATCATTCGCTACATTATAATATTGGATTCCCTGATAGAAAGTCCCCAACCATAAAGTCCCC includes:
- a CDS encoding response regulator — translated: MAKAKFLVVYCLFISGLCCMANVTKDINMRFKDVRQGLSHQTVNCFYQDEFGFLWIGTQDGLNRFDGRKFEVFKPDNANPYSININNIRQVCGNKAGLLFIRSLQSVTLYDMRLNRFRVLREGEVAGICYAHDALWIATGKEIYRYRNLDQAPELFFSFPSDEEDVLMNSLMVRQNQTVVVGTSSKGVYCIDQSAHITRRMDVGAVNSITEDRNGSIWIATRNRGLIRLDEDGKFTHFKHNKVAENTINHNNVRHVTQANDSLLYIGTYAGLQTLNLFTGEFTDYEYDLNVEAADIRSIISMHYDASGTLWLGTFYQGIQYYNVANDAFHFYRSSTAVGGHLNSYIISSIAEDRSGRIWFASEGSGLNYYDKHTKRFFPLKKVYSQELSFKIVKSLYYEREPDYLWVASLYQGINRINLSTGHIESIPENIYTPEGKTVVDRAYNLVKMIEFAGHDSLLIAAKGGLLVLDKKHLRLHHFEHPSLAAKHLSQVWDMTFDKDGDLWLTTSFDLIRVNLKAGTAHSYPFSQIAQSTAQHHINHILCDKKGRIWLGSTGSGIYLFDKKTDSFVGYGAKQGLENGFITGLVESPLDGSIYVATNGGFSKFNLATTTFENYNRQSDFPLNNVNDGGLYIASDHDIYVCGLAGIVSIAQEKLNKQSVDYDVFVKRVLVDNTEIQPLDSLGLIKETVLYEHRLVLPPRYSSVTFEIASNTLNNISNIGLEYKLEGFDNEYMKAGDNTMITYTNLHPGHYTFHVRGDQVGVHGQEAPSVSFELIVEAPVYQRAWFILLMVLAAILIAGYIIRMFWIRKTLRHSLLAEKREKEYIESVNQSKLRFFTNVSHEFRTPLTLISSQLEMLLMHKDIIPEVYNKILDIYKNSRRMNNLVDEVIDIRKQDQGYLKLKISKENIVAVIEEICGSFYSYAQLNKIDLRFSSTLKEADLYIDKTQIEKVFYNLLSNAFKYTKPGDWISVELSAEGDNDIVISVNNLGVGIDKSKIKHVFERFWQDDSATTTRTVKGSGIGLAMAKGIVELHQGTIGVESEPNRVTSFTVTLHRDANMNMEVSSSADEHVAEHYIIEPQEISEMVKPDKTVKILIVEDNPEMRKVLTQIFEQIYEVYTAADGQEGLERASSLQPQMIVSDIMMPVMSGLEMCEKLKSNLQTSHIPVVLLTARNREEHTLEGLQTGADDYISKPFNIKILVARCNNIIQTRKLLQQRFVRNDEPKVEDLPFNPIDKKMLMDATAIVESYIDNPDFDVATFAREMCMSRTLLFTKLKALTGQTPNDFILSLRLKKATEKLRNDPNALIADIAFDYGFSNPSYFIRCFKNAYDITPAAYRRKYANS
- a CDS encoding SusC/RagA family TonB-linked outer membrane protein, which gives rise to MKNIVIKWAVFLTAFLISLEVSAQNVRVSGVVTDALGPIPGVNIMEEGTTNGTVTDVNGKYSISVSAKSTLVFSCIGYKEQKIRVGTKTVLNVNMVEESKMLDELVVVGYGVQRKSDVATSVASVKADEMRTFPAGNVADMLRGRAAGVNVTSSSGRPGSTPSITIRGSRSISADNAPLYIIDGSPSSATEFSTLSADDIESVEILKDAASQAIYGARASDGVVLVTTKRGKAGKVEVNYNGYLGIQSLWRNFDFYSPEEYMQLRREAKAHDKGIIDAREISIAEALEDEVMQRVWASGKFIDWEKEMFRNAIYHNHDVSVRGGTEKIKVSAGANYFDQQGMVVTGSGYQKFSLRLNLDFEIAKWISFGINSSYAMTKQDREDGNFNDFITSSPLAEIYDADGKYTKYINSEGNYNPLYRAEHYGREVTRDNYRLNFFMDVKPFKGFNYRLNTSVYNQTSEDGSYKDSQYPGGGGTAVLDESRTQNWLVENIVTYKVPIRNKKHQLTLTGVQSVDHNGSKSIGYSVENLPVDKDWNFISQGEFTGKPRRQFNENNLVSFMARAQYSLLDRYLLNVAVRRDGSSRFGKENKWGTFPSAAFAWRVNQESFLRDVSWIDNLKLRVSYGIVGNQNGIGNYTTLGLADNKEYEFGNVFQMGYLPSKELSNPNLKWEQSATANFGVDFSFFNGRLNGTVEYYNTHTKDLLVKRSLNASLGYTTMLDNLGKTKSSGIDLSLNGDVVRTKEFTWTLGTNFSMYKNEIVRIDDTLDENGKPASQVAQGWIIGEPINVYYDYLIDGIFQYDDFDITRDGTGNLVYTLKNTYDSDNDGVADSPINYGGAIEPGMVKVRDNNGDGKITADDRVPIRKDPKFTLSLSSTWNWKGFDLFMDWYGVSGRKIKNGYLYEYNSGGSLRGKLNGVKVDYWTPFNPSNKFPRPSYSADPAYLSAIAIQDASYIRLRTLQLGYTFPTRLLKNTPIHKLRLYATATNLLTFTEFKSYSPELTPGSYPESRQYVFGVNVSF
- a CDS encoding RagB/SusD family nutrient uptake outer membrane protein: MKKLIYTAFVICGMLTASCSDLLNLESKTDVTNNYLFTTPEGLNTVVTGLYSLARELPGGADNNESNLYIVTMCDFNTDIAILRAGVSTSIGRLNTSFTPSTGDVNKFWKHHYGIIGKANEIIVAAEALGLDDSDVLHAWSEAKFFRGRSYFELWKRFDRLYLNITPTTVDNLKREYKPASHEELMTLMTTDLDDAMKGLDWSLPQNNGNVLYGRVTKATAKHVRAQVAMWESDWDTAIEECEDIFKQEGIYSMEKKAENVFNSADLKSPEVLWSFQYSQNLGGGGSGTPVAGHRISIQTTTRINKIAGCINTADQGGYGWGRIYPNTYLLSLYDQAKDTRYNELFVHRFKYNDPTSPKYGELIPLAKSSSYCETLHFMSKKYFDQWTMADNPDRTTGFKDLIVYRLAETYLMAAEAYMRRDGGMSTDALRCYNKTWERAGNDKFAGPLTQDILLDEYARELNFEGVRWPLLKRLGLLGERVKAHYGETKAENPYLDKDYAECRTSFVVGKHECWPIPQEQIDLMGKENFPQNENWY